From Caretta caretta isolate rCarCar2 chromosome 16, rCarCar1.hap1, whole genome shotgun sequence, the proteins below share one genomic window:
- the SWI5 gene encoding DNA repair protein SWI5 homolog → MQGGNEAGVDSRPSGPQAALDHHEQGPPLGGEWEQSPGLRGRSGPSPRPFLRRTPTGLLRNCNAGFKSPIQSPRSCQSDGVNKEALQREVEELKQKDLALDQEIAQLLAEGYSLEELEKHISLLHEYNDIKDTGQMLLGKLATIRGVTTKELYPKFDLELTD, encoded by the exons atgcaAGGTGGTAACGAGGCCGGTGTTGATTCCAGGCCCTCTGGCCCGCAGGCAGCGCTGGATCACCACGAGCAGGGACCCCCACTCGGCGGGGagtgggaacagagcccagggctgCGAGGGAGGAGCGGGCCGTCACCTAGGCCTTTCCTGAGGAG GACACCAACTGGACTCCTGAGAAATTGCAATGCAGGTTTCAAATCTCCA ATCCAGTCTCCAAGGTCCTGCCAATCAGATGGAGTCAATAAGGAAGCCCTACAGCGTGAAGTTGAAGAACTGAAACAGAAAGATCTTGCTCTGGATCAGGAAATTGCACAGTTGTTGGCTGA AGGTTACAGCCTGGAGGAATTGGAGAAACACATCTCTCTGCTCCATGAGTACAATGATATTAAAGACACTGGACAGATGCTGCTGGGCAAGCTGG CCACGATTAGAGGGGTCACCACAAAGGAGCTGTACCCCAAATTTGATCTGGAACTTACTGACTAG